The Corvus cornix cornix isolate S_Up_H32 chromosome 12, ASM73873v5, whole genome shotgun sequence genome includes a window with the following:
- the NOL8 gene encoding nucleolar protein 8 isoform X1 — MEKEQVSKRLYVGGLGHTVSKAELEERFGKFGRVLEAEIITRKDDQGNPTKTFAYISVNISDADLRKCMSILNKTKWKGGTLQIELAKESFLQRLATEREEAKLQKEKPQRNDQMCLLESLKKTGVVDFHMRAVPGTEVPDHKKWVVGKFGRVLPILHLRNQQKNKVVKYDPSKYCHNLRKLEPDLAHAAPVSQLTWHLEGGDDSTTRKRRGEFPGMRKPLKKRRQLGSEALNGAALSSGCPKHTDSPQLNQKSKPKPSEELELLPARRLDGRIPGRGLLPDQSNANGVAAKNNTSVSDSDIDSEEEIRAMVKKETERHKAENVETGSEHLEVVGDNFELKYSSHWSLSNSDAMKKAIKGSNREKETMECDNGYDSADTDEIIAESKTPEDSKQGKVKNKEILAKKKCSLVNGSSLKTHSLKEERIERKGKMNKSKIAALQSTATSSTTEIHDSDSSCSESEKGKSEISSDYESMMQNCYRLDLTLDDLKALATENTGTPAGGSGSAQSPCQSSAEDNPKDNIVNKAKLPKFHPAVKKKGVCPEDVLADILAGEEDAVEESSKGQNNSHLKYQPFRGMGSLCVKELSKDSTELKKKSVESLGLEACTSYCGEESSKNQPKNHPSCSLEVSSKKRHKMPCEQHKELSAAASSAAGSRPHLQGKNKGVSSLQDQNSEHGAAAASTDQSDGSSDTDSDAAGAQEHIKQQLKSPKRLSKTFKRNTCKKNPECEGNEGGNGKTSLLEDKELCLHAAASKEPSTIEKQLQDNQRRLAALEERYRERELQKKLIQGALSNLDKQPAEKHKHIIFDSDEENEAEVDEMLKKDASSGNMHGEDKSASKPSGRLFDSSEDEQEDADDERFKIKPQFEGKAGEKLLKLQSRFGTDERFRMDARFLESDSEEEAETNSLKADEEEELAAEKKKNLQILGSLLNINLEQPKPNKTATSVKKFKDINALRYDPTREDHAVFERKPSATEKERKAKRKKKEESETLPQVSEDIYYDIAADLKDLFGSSKKKTENTEDIPWDKEDVQDSVPADHLGPLPANDVAQESSAFKFSFFGDTQESGMKEEPYILGPLKPVKVAWQEDPRFQDSSSESDDEPEPSEIGKDQEMQVPFVFVLSLVVVVGCCGHIKSSTQETGNGHCTPLSSESHLGKPSVLHRVKTPSSPFDVKLNMKREKLSTRN, encoded by the exons ATGGAGAAGGAACAGGTTTCCAAACGTTTGTATGTTGGAGGGCTTGGCCATACGGTTTCCAAGGCTGAACTGGAAGAAAGATTTGGCAAGTTTGGGCGTGTTTTGGAGGCAGAGATCATTACCAGAAAAGATGATCAGG GGAACCCTACGAAAACTTTTGCCTACATCAGTGTCAACATTTCTGATGCAGATCTGAGAAAGT GCATGtcaattttaaataaaacaaaatggaaagggGGGACCCTGCAAATTGAGTTGGCCAAAGAAAGCTTTTTGCAGAG GCTGGCCACGGAGAGGGAGGaagcaaagctgcagaaagaaaaaccacagagaaatgACCAAATGTGTCTGTTGGAATCACTGAAAAAGACTGGAGTTGTGGATTTCCACATGAGAGCAGTACCAGGTACAGAGGTGCCAGATCATAAG aagtGGGTTGTTGGAAAATTTGGCAGAGTCTTGCCTATCCTGCACCTCAGGaatcaacaaaaaaataaa GTGGTGAAATATGACCCCTCAAAGTACTGCCATAACCTTAGGAAGCTGGAGCCAGACCTGGCACATGCAGCTCCTGTATCCCAGCTCACCTGGCACCTGGAAGGGGGAGATGACAGCACAACCAGGAAGCGGCGAGGGGAATTCCCTGGGATGAGAAAACCACTGAAGAAACGGAGGCAGCTGGGCAGCGAGGCCTTGaatggagcagctctgtcctcTGGGTGTCCAAAACACACAGACTCACCACAGCTCAACCAGAAATCAAAACCCAAACCTAGTGAGGAGTTGGAGTTGCTTCCAGCAAGGAGGCTTGATGGGAGGATACCAGGGAGAGGTTTATTACCAGATCAAAGCAATGCAAATGGAGTTGCAGCCAAAAATAACACAAGTGTTTCTGATAGTGACATTGATTCTGAAGAGGAGATCAGAGCAATggtaaaaaaagagacagaaagacaTAAAGCTGAAAATGTTGAGACTGGAAGTGAGCACTTGGAAGTTGTTGGGGATAATTTTGAGTTAAAATACAGTAGTCATTGGTCCTTAAGCAATTCAGATGCCATGAAGAAAGCTATCAAAGGAAgtaacagagagaaagagactATGGAGTGTGATAATGGTTATGATTCAGCAGATACAGATGAAATTATTGCTGAAAGTAAAACTCCAGAAGATTCTAAACAGGGGaaggtgaaaaataaagaaatattagctaaaaaaaaatgcagtttggtAAATGGCTCCTCACTGAAAACTCATAGTTTAAAAGAAGAGCGCattgaaagaaaagggaaaatgaacaAATCCAAAATTGCTGCCTTGCAGAGTACAGCAACCAGCAGTACAACAGAGATACATGATAGTGACAGCTCTTGCTCAGAGTCTGAGAAAGGGAAGTCTGAAATCAGCTCTGATTATGAGTCCATGATGCAAAACTGTTATCGCTTAGACCTGACCTTGGATGACTTAAAAGCACTGGCTACAGAAAACACTGGGACACCTGCAGGGGGGTCAGGCAGTGCACAGAGTCCTTGTCAGTCCAGTGCTGAAGATAATCCCAAGGATAATATtgtaaataaagcaaaacttCCTAAATTTCAtcctgcagttaaaaaaaaaggtgtctgTCCTGAAGATGTTCTGGCTGATATTTTAGCAGGGGAGGAGGATGCTGTTGAGGAAAGCTCCAAGGGacaaaataattcacatttGAAATACCAGCCCTTCAGAGGAATGGGGTCCCTTTGTGTAAAAGAGTTAAGTAAGGACAGCACTGAGTTAAAGAAGAAGTCTGTAGAAAGTTTGGGACTTGAAGCTTGTACATCTTATTGTGGGGAGGAGTCATCCAAAAATCAGCCAAAGAACCATCCATCGTGTTCACTTGAAGTCAGCAGCAAAAAGAGACACAAAATGCCTTGTGAACAACACAAGGAGCtgtcagctgctgcctcctcagcaGCTGGCTCCAGGCCTCATTTGCAAGGGAAGAACAAAGGTGTGAGTTCTCTACAAGACCAAAACTCAGagcatggagctgctgctgccagtacTGATCAGAGTGATGGGAGCAGTGACACGGACAGTGATGCTGCAGGGGCCCAGGAACACAttaaacagcagctgaagagccCAAAACGGCTTTCCAAAACATTTAAGAGGaatacatgcaaaaaaaatccagaatgtGAAGGTAATGAAGGTGGGAATGGGAAGACAAGCCTTCTGGAAGATAAGGAGCTTTGTCTTCATGCTGCTGCCTCAAAAGAGCCTAGTACAATAGAGAAACAGCTCCAGGACAACCAGAGGaggctggcagctctggaagagagatacagagagagagaattaCAGAAGAAACTCATTCAAGGAGCTCTTTCTAATCTG GATAAGCAGCCAGcagaaaagcacaaacacaTCATATTCGATTCCGATgaggaaaatgaagctgaagTGGATGAGATGTTGAAAAAAGATGCAAGTTCAGGAAATATGCATGGAGAA GATAAGTCAGCTTCCAAACCTTCGGGCAGACTGTTTGATAGCAGTGAGGATGAGCAAGAGGATGCAGATGATGAGCGATTCAAAATTAAGCCCCAGTTTGAAGGCAAAGCTGGTGAAAAA CTCCTGAAGCTGCAATCCCGCTTTGGCACCGATGAAAGGTTTCGCATGGATGCTCGCTTCCTTGAGAGTGACAGTGAAGAAGAAG caGAGACAAACAGCCTGAAAGCAGATGAAGAAGAGGAGcttgctgcagagaaaaagaaaaatctgcaaataCTGGGAAGCCTCCTGAATATCAACCTGGAGCAGCCCAAGCCAAATAAAACAGCCACGAGTGTGAAGAAATTCAA AGATATTAATGCCCTCCGTTATGACCCCACAAGAGAGGACCATGCAGTTTTTGAAAGGAAACCAAGTGCTACAGAAAAGGAGAG GAAAgccaaaaggaagaagaaagaagagagtgAGACACTGCCTCAAGTGTCTGAAGACATCTATTATGATATTGCTGCTGATTTAAAAGACTTGTTTGgatcttcaaagaaaaaaacagaaaacactgaggaCATACCCTGGGACAAAGAGGATGTGCAGGACTCTGTCCCAGCTGACCATCTGGGACCTTTGCCTGCGAACGACGTAGCTCAGGAGTCGAGTGCtttcaaattttccttctttggagACACACAGGAGTCGGGCATGAAAGAAG AGCCTTACATACTTGGACCATTAAAACCGGTGAAAGTCGCATGGCAAGAGGATCCACGTTTCCAAGACAGCAGTTCTGAGAGTGATGATGAGCCTGAACCATCAGAAATTGGAAAGGACCAAGAAATGCAAGTTCCATTTGTATTTGTTCTCTCCTTGGTTGTCGTAGTTGGATGCTGTGGGCATATTAAGAGCAGCACTCAGGAAACGGGAAACGGACATTGCACACCTCTGAGCAGTGAAAGTCATCTTGGAAAACCGTCTGTGCTGCACCGAGTCAAAACTCCCAGCAGCCCATTTGATGTGAAGCTGAATATGAAAAGAGAGAAGTTGAGCACAAGAAATTAA
- the NOL8 gene encoding nucleolar protein 8 isoform X4 has product MEKEQVSKRLYVGGLGHTVSKAELEERFGKFGRVLEAEIITRKDDQGNPTKTFAYISVNISDADLRKCMSILNKTKWKGGTLQIELAKESFLQRLATEREEAKLQKEKPQRNDQMCLLESLKKTGVVDFHMRAVPGTEVPDHKKWVVGKFGRVLPILHLRNQQKNKVVKYDPSKYCHNLRKLEPDLAHAAPVSQLTWHLEGGDDSTTRKRRGEFPGMRKPLKKRRQLGSEALNGAALSSGCPKHTDSPQLNQKSKPKPSEELELLPARRLDGRIPGRGLLPDQSNANGVAAKNNTSVSDSDIDSEEEIRAMVKKETERHKAENVETGSEHLEVVGDNFELKYSSHWSLSNSDAMKKAIKGSNREKETMECDNGYDSADTDEIIAESKTPEDSKQGKVKNKEILAKKKCSLVNGSSLKTHSLKEERIERKGKMNKSKIAALQSTATSSTTEIHDSDSSCSESEKGKSEISSDYESMMQNCYRLDLTLDDLKALATENTGTPAGGSGSAQSPCQSSAEDNPKDNIVNKAKLPKFHPAVKKKGVCPEDVLADILAGEEDAVEESSKGQNNSHLKYQPFRGMGSLCVKELSKDSTELKKKSVESLGLEACTSYCGEESSKNQPKNHPSCSLEVSSKKRHKMPCEQHKELSAAASSAAGSRPHLQGKNKGVSSLQDQNSEHGAAAASTDQSDGSSDTDSDAAGAQEHIKQQLKSPKRLSKTFKRNTCKKNPECEGNEGGNGKTSLLEDKELCLHAAASKEPSTIEKQLQDNQRRLAALEERYRERELQKKLIQGALSNLDKQPAEKHKHIIFDSDEENEAEVDEMLKKDASSGNMHGEDKSASKPSGRLFDSSEDEQEDADDERFKIKPQFEGKAGEKLLKLQSRFGTDERFRMDARFLESDSEEEAETNSLKADEEEELAAEKKKNLQILGSLLNINLEQPKPNKTATSVKKFKDINALRYDPTREDHAVFERKPSATEKERKAKRKKKEESETLPQVSEDIYYDIAADLKDLFGSSKKKTENTEDIPWDKEDVQDSVPADHLGPLPANDVAQESSAFKFSFFGDTQESGMKEEPYILGPLKPVKVAWQEDPRFQDSSSESDDEPEPSEIGKDQEMFLSLPHTESARVFFFSKDDERLRGMPEEA; this is encoded by the exons ATGGAGAAGGAACAGGTTTCCAAACGTTTGTATGTTGGAGGGCTTGGCCATACGGTTTCCAAGGCTGAACTGGAAGAAAGATTTGGCAAGTTTGGGCGTGTTTTGGAGGCAGAGATCATTACCAGAAAAGATGATCAGG GGAACCCTACGAAAACTTTTGCCTACATCAGTGTCAACATTTCTGATGCAGATCTGAGAAAGT GCATGtcaattttaaataaaacaaaatggaaagggGGGACCCTGCAAATTGAGTTGGCCAAAGAAAGCTTTTTGCAGAG GCTGGCCACGGAGAGGGAGGaagcaaagctgcagaaagaaaaaccacagagaaatgACCAAATGTGTCTGTTGGAATCACTGAAAAAGACTGGAGTTGTGGATTTCCACATGAGAGCAGTACCAGGTACAGAGGTGCCAGATCATAAG aagtGGGTTGTTGGAAAATTTGGCAGAGTCTTGCCTATCCTGCACCTCAGGaatcaacaaaaaaataaa GTGGTGAAATATGACCCCTCAAAGTACTGCCATAACCTTAGGAAGCTGGAGCCAGACCTGGCACATGCAGCTCCTGTATCCCAGCTCACCTGGCACCTGGAAGGGGGAGATGACAGCACAACCAGGAAGCGGCGAGGGGAATTCCCTGGGATGAGAAAACCACTGAAGAAACGGAGGCAGCTGGGCAGCGAGGCCTTGaatggagcagctctgtcctcTGGGTGTCCAAAACACACAGACTCACCACAGCTCAACCAGAAATCAAAACCCAAACCTAGTGAGGAGTTGGAGTTGCTTCCAGCAAGGAGGCTTGATGGGAGGATACCAGGGAGAGGTTTATTACCAGATCAAAGCAATGCAAATGGAGTTGCAGCCAAAAATAACACAAGTGTTTCTGATAGTGACATTGATTCTGAAGAGGAGATCAGAGCAATggtaaaaaaagagacagaaagacaTAAAGCTGAAAATGTTGAGACTGGAAGTGAGCACTTGGAAGTTGTTGGGGATAATTTTGAGTTAAAATACAGTAGTCATTGGTCCTTAAGCAATTCAGATGCCATGAAGAAAGCTATCAAAGGAAgtaacagagagaaagagactATGGAGTGTGATAATGGTTATGATTCAGCAGATACAGATGAAATTATTGCTGAAAGTAAAACTCCAGAAGATTCTAAACAGGGGaaggtgaaaaataaagaaatattagctaaaaaaaaatgcagtttggtAAATGGCTCCTCACTGAAAACTCATAGTTTAAAAGAAGAGCGCattgaaagaaaagggaaaatgaacaAATCCAAAATTGCTGCCTTGCAGAGTACAGCAACCAGCAGTACAACAGAGATACATGATAGTGACAGCTCTTGCTCAGAGTCTGAGAAAGGGAAGTCTGAAATCAGCTCTGATTATGAGTCCATGATGCAAAACTGTTATCGCTTAGACCTGACCTTGGATGACTTAAAAGCACTGGCTACAGAAAACACTGGGACACCTGCAGGGGGGTCAGGCAGTGCACAGAGTCCTTGTCAGTCCAGTGCTGAAGATAATCCCAAGGATAATATtgtaaataaagcaaaacttCCTAAATTTCAtcctgcagttaaaaaaaaaggtgtctgTCCTGAAGATGTTCTGGCTGATATTTTAGCAGGGGAGGAGGATGCTGTTGAGGAAAGCTCCAAGGGacaaaataattcacatttGAAATACCAGCCCTTCAGAGGAATGGGGTCCCTTTGTGTAAAAGAGTTAAGTAAGGACAGCACTGAGTTAAAGAAGAAGTCTGTAGAAAGTTTGGGACTTGAAGCTTGTACATCTTATTGTGGGGAGGAGTCATCCAAAAATCAGCCAAAGAACCATCCATCGTGTTCACTTGAAGTCAGCAGCAAAAAGAGACACAAAATGCCTTGTGAACAACACAAGGAGCtgtcagctgctgcctcctcagcaGCTGGCTCCAGGCCTCATTTGCAAGGGAAGAACAAAGGTGTGAGTTCTCTACAAGACCAAAACTCAGagcatggagctgctgctgccagtacTGATCAGAGTGATGGGAGCAGTGACACGGACAGTGATGCTGCAGGGGCCCAGGAACACAttaaacagcagctgaagagccCAAAACGGCTTTCCAAAACATTTAAGAGGaatacatgcaaaaaaaatccagaatgtGAAGGTAATGAAGGTGGGAATGGGAAGACAAGCCTTCTGGAAGATAAGGAGCTTTGTCTTCATGCTGCTGCCTCAAAAGAGCCTAGTACAATAGAGAAACAGCTCCAGGACAACCAGAGGaggctggcagctctggaagagagatacagagagagagaattaCAGAAGAAACTCATTCAAGGAGCTCTTTCTAATCTG GATAAGCAGCCAGcagaaaagcacaaacacaTCATATTCGATTCCGATgaggaaaatgaagctgaagTGGATGAGATGTTGAAAAAAGATGCAAGTTCAGGAAATATGCATGGAGAA GATAAGTCAGCTTCCAAACCTTCGGGCAGACTGTTTGATAGCAGTGAGGATGAGCAAGAGGATGCAGATGATGAGCGATTCAAAATTAAGCCCCAGTTTGAAGGCAAAGCTGGTGAAAAA CTCCTGAAGCTGCAATCCCGCTTTGGCACCGATGAAAGGTTTCGCATGGATGCTCGCTTCCTTGAGAGTGACAGTGAAGAAGAAG caGAGACAAACAGCCTGAAAGCAGATGAAGAAGAGGAGcttgctgcagagaaaaagaaaaatctgcaaataCTGGGAAGCCTCCTGAATATCAACCTGGAGCAGCCCAAGCCAAATAAAACAGCCACGAGTGTGAAGAAATTCAA AGATATTAATGCCCTCCGTTATGACCCCACAAGAGAGGACCATGCAGTTTTTGAAAGGAAACCAAGTGCTACAGAAAAGGAGAG GAAAgccaaaaggaagaagaaagaagagagtgAGACACTGCCTCAAGTGTCTGAAGACATCTATTATGATATTGCTGCTGATTTAAAAGACTTGTTTGgatcttcaaagaaaaaaacagaaaacactgaggaCATACCCTGGGACAAAGAGGATGTGCAGGACTCTGTCCCAGCTGACCATCTGGGACCTTTGCCTGCGAACGACGTAGCTCAGGAGTCGAGTGCtttcaaattttccttctttggagACACACAGGAGTCGGGCATGAAAGAAG AGCCTTACATACTTGGACCATTAAAACCGGTGAAAGTCGCATGGCAAGAGGATCCACGTTTCCAAGACAGCAGTTCTGAGAGTGATGATGAGCCTGAACCATCAGAAATTGGAAAGGACCAAGAAAT GTTTCTTTCTTTACCACACACGGAAAGTGCTAGAGTCTTCTTCTTCTCCAAAGATGATGAACGCCTAAGAG GAATGCCGGAAGAAGCATAA
- the NOL8 gene encoding nucleolar protein 8 isoform X3, producing the protein MEKEQVSKRLYVGGLGHTVSKAELEERFGKFGRVLEAEIITRKDDQGNPTKTFAYISVNISDADLRKCMSILNKTKWKGGTLQIELAKESFLQRLATEREEAKLQKEKPQRNDQMCLLESLKKTGVVDFHMRAVPGTEVPDHKKWVVGKFGRVLPILHLRNQQKNKVVKYDPSKYCHNLRKLEPDLAHAAPVSQLTWHLEGGDDSTTRKRRGEFPGMRKPLKKRRQLGSEALNGAALSSGCPKHTDSPQLNQKSKPKPSEELELLPARRLDGRIPGRGLLPDQSNANGVAAKNNTSVSDSDIDSEEEIRAMVKKETERHKAENVETGSEHLEVVGDNFELKYSSHWSLSNSDAMKKAIKGSNREKETMECDNGYDSADTDEIIAESKTPEDSKQGKVKNKEILAKKKCSLVNGSSLKTHSLKEERIERKGKMNKSKIAALQSTATSSTTEIHDSDSSCSESEKGKSEISSDYESMMQNCYRLDLTLDDLKALATENTGTPAGGSGSAQSPCQSSAEDNPKDNIVNKAKLPKFHPAVKKKGVCPEDVLADILAGEEDAVEESSKGQNNSHLKYQPFRGMGSLCVKELSKDSTELKKKSVESLGLEACTSYCGEESSKNQPKNHPSCSLEVSSKKRHKMPCEQHKELSAAASSAAGSRPHLQGKNKGVSSLQDQNSEHGAAAASTDQSDGSSDTDSDAAGAQEHIKQQLKSPKRLSKTFKRNTCKKNPECEGNEGGNGKTSLLEDKELCLHAAASKEPSTIEKQLQDNQRRLAALEERYRERELQKKLIQGALSNLDKQPAEKHKHIIFDSDEENEAEVDEMLKKDASSGNMHGEDKSASKPSGRLFDSSEDEQEDADDERFKIKPQFEGKAGEKLLKLQSRFGTDERFRMDARFLESDSEEEAETNSLKADEEEELAAEKKKNLQILGSLLNINLEQPKPNKTATSVKKFKDINALRYDPTREDHAVFERKPSATEKERKAKRKKKEESETLPQVSEDIYYDIAADLKDLFGSSKKKTENTEDIPWDKEDVQDSVPADHLGPLPANDVAQESSAFKFSFFGDTQESGMKEEPYILGPLKPVKVAWQEDPRFQDSSSESDDEPEPSEIGKDQEMFLSLPHTESARVFFFSKDDERLREGPKLFCRSVELSEEKEGWEDRRRLLLEECRKKHKDAKRKVKANQ; encoded by the exons ATGGAGAAGGAACAGGTTTCCAAACGTTTGTATGTTGGAGGGCTTGGCCATACGGTTTCCAAGGCTGAACTGGAAGAAAGATTTGGCAAGTTTGGGCGTGTTTTGGAGGCAGAGATCATTACCAGAAAAGATGATCAGG GGAACCCTACGAAAACTTTTGCCTACATCAGTGTCAACATTTCTGATGCAGATCTGAGAAAGT GCATGtcaattttaaataaaacaaaatggaaagggGGGACCCTGCAAATTGAGTTGGCCAAAGAAAGCTTTTTGCAGAG GCTGGCCACGGAGAGGGAGGaagcaaagctgcagaaagaaaaaccacagagaaatgACCAAATGTGTCTGTTGGAATCACTGAAAAAGACTGGAGTTGTGGATTTCCACATGAGAGCAGTACCAGGTACAGAGGTGCCAGATCATAAG aagtGGGTTGTTGGAAAATTTGGCAGAGTCTTGCCTATCCTGCACCTCAGGaatcaacaaaaaaataaa GTGGTGAAATATGACCCCTCAAAGTACTGCCATAACCTTAGGAAGCTGGAGCCAGACCTGGCACATGCAGCTCCTGTATCCCAGCTCACCTGGCACCTGGAAGGGGGAGATGACAGCACAACCAGGAAGCGGCGAGGGGAATTCCCTGGGATGAGAAAACCACTGAAGAAACGGAGGCAGCTGGGCAGCGAGGCCTTGaatggagcagctctgtcctcTGGGTGTCCAAAACACACAGACTCACCACAGCTCAACCAGAAATCAAAACCCAAACCTAGTGAGGAGTTGGAGTTGCTTCCAGCAAGGAGGCTTGATGGGAGGATACCAGGGAGAGGTTTATTACCAGATCAAAGCAATGCAAATGGAGTTGCAGCCAAAAATAACACAAGTGTTTCTGATAGTGACATTGATTCTGAAGAGGAGATCAGAGCAATggtaaaaaaagagacagaaagacaTAAAGCTGAAAATGTTGAGACTGGAAGTGAGCACTTGGAAGTTGTTGGGGATAATTTTGAGTTAAAATACAGTAGTCATTGGTCCTTAAGCAATTCAGATGCCATGAAGAAAGCTATCAAAGGAAgtaacagagagaaagagactATGGAGTGTGATAATGGTTATGATTCAGCAGATACAGATGAAATTATTGCTGAAAGTAAAACTCCAGAAGATTCTAAACAGGGGaaggtgaaaaataaagaaatattagctaaaaaaaaatgcagtttggtAAATGGCTCCTCACTGAAAACTCATAGTTTAAAAGAAGAGCGCattgaaagaaaagggaaaatgaacaAATCCAAAATTGCTGCCTTGCAGAGTACAGCAACCAGCAGTACAACAGAGATACATGATAGTGACAGCTCTTGCTCAGAGTCTGAGAAAGGGAAGTCTGAAATCAGCTCTGATTATGAGTCCATGATGCAAAACTGTTATCGCTTAGACCTGACCTTGGATGACTTAAAAGCACTGGCTACAGAAAACACTGGGACACCTGCAGGGGGGTCAGGCAGTGCACAGAGTCCTTGTCAGTCCAGTGCTGAAGATAATCCCAAGGATAATATtgtaaataaagcaaaacttCCTAAATTTCAtcctgcagttaaaaaaaaaggtgtctgTCCTGAAGATGTTCTGGCTGATATTTTAGCAGGGGAGGAGGATGCTGTTGAGGAAAGCTCCAAGGGacaaaataattcacatttGAAATACCAGCCCTTCAGAGGAATGGGGTCCCTTTGTGTAAAAGAGTTAAGTAAGGACAGCACTGAGTTAAAGAAGAAGTCTGTAGAAAGTTTGGGACTTGAAGCTTGTACATCTTATTGTGGGGAGGAGTCATCCAAAAATCAGCCAAAGAACCATCCATCGTGTTCACTTGAAGTCAGCAGCAAAAAGAGACACAAAATGCCTTGTGAACAACACAAGGAGCtgtcagctgctgcctcctcagcaGCTGGCTCCAGGCCTCATTTGCAAGGGAAGAACAAAGGTGTGAGTTCTCTACAAGACCAAAACTCAGagcatggagctgctgctgccagtacTGATCAGAGTGATGGGAGCAGTGACACGGACAGTGATGCTGCAGGGGCCCAGGAACACAttaaacagcagctgaagagccCAAAACGGCTTTCCAAAACATTTAAGAGGaatacatgcaaaaaaaatccagaatgtGAAGGTAATGAAGGTGGGAATGGGAAGACAAGCCTTCTGGAAGATAAGGAGCTTTGTCTTCATGCTGCTGCCTCAAAAGAGCCTAGTACAATAGAGAAACAGCTCCAGGACAACCAGAGGaggctggcagctctggaagagagatacagagagagagaattaCAGAAGAAACTCATTCAAGGAGCTCTTTCTAATCTG GATAAGCAGCCAGcagaaaagcacaaacacaTCATATTCGATTCCGATgaggaaaatgaagctgaagTGGATGAGATGTTGAAAAAAGATGCAAGTTCAGGAAATATGCATGGAGAA GATAAGTCAGCTTCCAAACCTTCGGGCAGACTGTTTGATAGCAGTGAGGATGAGCAAGAGGATGCAGATGATGAGCGATTCAAAATTAAGCCCCAGTTTGAAGGCAAAGCTGGTGAAAAA CTCCTGAAGCTGCAATCCCGCTTTGGCACCGATGAAAGGTTTCGCATGGATGCTCGCTTCCTTGAGAGTGACAGTGAAGAAGAAG caGAGACAAACAGCCTGAAAGCAGATGAAGAAGAGGAGcttgctgcagagaaaaagaaaaatctgcaaataCTGGGAAGCCTCCTGAATATCAACCTGGAGCAGCCCAAGCCAAATAAAACAGCCACGAGTGTGAAGAAATTCAA AGATATTAATGCCCTCCGTTATGACCCCACAAGAGAGGACCATGCAGTTTTTGAAAGGAAACCAAGTGCTACAGAAAAGGAGAG GAAAgccaaaaggaagaagaaagaagagagtgAGACACTGCCTCAAGTGTCTGAAGACATCTATTATGATATTGCTGCTGATTTAAAAGACTTGTTTGgatcttcaaagaaaaaaacagaaaacactgaggaCATACCCTGGGACAAAGAGGATGTGCAGGACTCTGTCCCAGCTGACCATCTGGGACCTTTGCCTGCGAACGACGTAGCTCAGGAGTCGAGTGCtttcaaattttccttctttggagACACACAGGAGTCGGGCATGAAAGAAG AGCCTTACATACTTGGACCATTAAAACCGGTGAAAGTCGCATGGCAAGAGGATCCACGTTTCCAAGACAGCAGTTCTGAGAGTGATGATGAGCCTGAACCATCAGAAATTGGAAAGGACCAAGAAAT GTTTCTTTCTTTACCACACACGGAAAGTGCTAGAGTCTTCTTCTTCTCCAAAGATGATGAACGCCTAAGAG AGGGCCCAAAGTTATTTTGTAGATCAGTAGAgctcagtgaagaaaaagagggtTGGGAAGACAGACGTAGATTATTGCTTGAG GAATGCCGGAAGAAGCATAAGGACGccaaaagaaaagtgaaagcaaaCCAATAA